A genomic segment from Actinomyces lilanjuaniae encodes:
- a CDS encoding ABC transporter transmembrane domain-containing protein, which produces MKPLDPRLLRHARAARRYIATTTLSGGVVAGLVIAQAVLVSQAVAPAVVGSGSARSVPALVLALGLVVVARPLVLYLQESLAHRAATRTVIDLRRQVLQHAVALGPRWLALHGSDTATLLTRALEDLEPYFVRYLPQLLLAATVTPATTVVLLTQDLPSTVVVICTIPLIPVFMILIGRMTQAYSQERLEAMERLGGQVLDLLAGLPTLKALGREKGPAARVRALGRAYNRTTMSTLRVAFLSGAVLEFITTLSVAIVAVQVGFRLLYGNLDLSTGLLVLMIAPRSTSRSVRSASSSTPPPTG; this is translated from the coding sequence ATGAAGCCTCTTGACCCACGGCTCCTGCGTCACGCCCGAGCAGCACGCCGGTACATTGCCACGACCACGCTCAGCGGCGGCGTCGTGGCTGGACTGGTGATCGCCCAGGCCGTACTGGTCTCACAGGCGGTGGCCCCGGCCGTGGTCGGCTCGGGTTCCGCCCGTAGCGTCCCCGCCCTAGTGCTCGCCCTGGGGCTGGTCGTGGTCGCGCGCCCCCTGGTGCTCTACCTCCAGGAGTCCCTCGCCCACAGGGCAGCCACTCGCACCGTTATCGACCTGCGCCGCCAGGTCCTCCAGCACGCGGTCGCTCTGGGGCCTCGTTGGCTGGCCCTCCACGGCTCCGACACCGCCACCCTGCTGACCCGGGCGCTGGAGGACCTGGAGCCCTACTTCGTCCGCTACCTGCCCCAGCTGCTTCTGGCAGCCACCGTCACCCCGGCGACCACGGTGGTGCTCCTGACCCAGGACCTGCCCTCCACCGTCGTCGTCATCTGCACCATTCCCCTGATCCCGGTGTTCATGATCCTCATCGGCAGGATGACGCAGGCCTACTCCCAGGAGCGGCTGGAGGCCATGGAGCGTCTGGGAGGACAGGTCCTCGACCTGCTCGCCGGGCTGCCCACCCTCAAGGCCCTCGGCCGTGAGAAGGGGCCGGCAGCACGGGTGCGGGCGCTGGGCCGCGCCTACAACCGCACCACGATGTCCACGCTACGGGTGGCCTTCCTTTCCGGAGCCGTTCTGGAGTTCATCACCACCCTGTCCGTGGCCATCGTCGCTGTCCAGGTCGGCTTCCGCCTCCTCTACGGCAACCTGGACCTGTCCACCGGGCTCCTGGTGCTCATGATCGCCCCGAGGTCTACCAGCCGATCCGTCAGGTCGGCTTCCAGTTCCACGCCTCCGCCAACGGGGTAG
- a CDS encoding ATP-binding cassette domain-containing protein, translating into MSARGRWAPDNLSAQIRPGRLVVLTGASGAGKTTTTQVLLGLLPADKGEITVLPQGDASRAVRLEDIDPATWWRQVSWVPQRPVIVPGTVLDNVLRDTGLHDTTSLSQSPPEGTASLDSVPAALVEAARTTGLDEVVSTLPQGWSTLLGQGGVGLSVGQRQRLALTRALLAPAALVVMDEPTAHLDAASEAHVLDGVRALHASGRTVVVIAHRPALASLAQDTVTVTSSTPSTADSSTGPEEAHSPGQEAP; encoded by the coding sequence GTGTCAGCTCGGGGCCGCTGGGCGCCTGACAACCTGTCCGCGCAGATCCGCCCCGGACGCCTGGTCGTCCTGACCGGTGCCTCCGGGGCCGGCAAGACCACGACCACCCAGGTCCTCCTCGGCCTGCTTCCCGCTGACAAAGGCGAAATCACGGTCCTGCCCCAGGGGGACGCCTCCCGCGCAGTCCGCCTGGAGGACATCGACCCCGCAACCTGGTGGCGGCAGGTCTCCTGGGTTCCCCAGCGCCCCGTCATCGTGCCCGGGACAGTGCTGGACAACGTCCTGCGCGACACAGGCCTGCACGACACCACCTCCCTCTCGCAGAGCCCTCCGGAAGGCACTGCGAGCCTGGACAGCGTGCCCGCGGCCCTGGTTGAGGCGGCCCGGACCACCGGCCTGGACGAGGTTGTCTCCACCCTGCCCCAGGGCTGGTCCACGCTACTGGGTCAGGGTGGCGTGGGGCTCAGCGTGGGCCAGCGTCAGCGCCTGGCCCTGACCCGCGCCCTGCTAGCACCCGCCGCGCTGGTCGTCATGGACGAGCCTACCGCGCACCTGGACGCCGCCAGTGAGGCCCACGTGCTCGACGGGGTGCGTGCGCTGCACGCCTCTGGACGCACCGTGGTGGTTATTGCGCACCGTCCCGCCCTGGCCTCCCTGGCCCAGGACACCGTGACTGTCACCTCCAGCACCCCCAGCACCGCCGACTCCAGCACGGGTCCCGAGGAGGCGCACTCGCCAGGCCAGGAGGCCCCATGA
- a CDS encoding ABC transporter ATP-binding protein, with protein MVLDEPGEHLDPATADRLVADLLQAGGRERGVLLVTHRLSALAAADEVIVMGRPRGKPHDGQRPATVTGRGSHEQLVATHQEYRWSLAQENPLPQPAADMTATAATTATNDH; from the coding sequence ATGGTCCTGGACGAGCCCGGTGAGCACCTGGACCCCGCCACGGCCGACAGGCTCGTGGCCGACCTTCTCCAGGCAGGCGGCCGAGAGCGCGGGGTCCTGCTGGTCACTCACCGTCTCAGCGCTCTGGCAGCGGCTGACGAGGTCATTGTCATGGGACGACCACGGGGCAAGCCCCACGACGGGCAGCGCCCCGCCACCGTCACCGGCCGCGGCAGCCACGAGCAGCTGGTAGCCACGCATCAGGAGTACCGGTGGTCCCTGGCCCAGGAGAACCCCCTCCCGCAACCTGCAGCCGACATGACGGCGACGGCAGCGACGACAGCGACAAACGACCACTAA
- a CDS encoding response regulator: protein MPAAPSPETDRVMIVDDHEIVRRGIAEIIDRADGLDVVAEAGSRAEALRRAQLVRPDVILVDLQLPDGTGIELMHELRELVPETLPIVLTSFDDDKALAEALEAGARAYLLKTVHGAEISDVVRAVASGRVLLDERTVTRRRADHDDPTAELTNAERKVLDLIGDGLSNREIGERLGVAEKTVKNHITSLLAKMGLQRRTQVAAWVAGQRASGWRRG from the coding sequence ATGCCAGCTGCGCCCTCCCCGGAGACGGACCGGGTCATGATCGTGGACGACCACGAGATCGTGCGTCGTGGAATTGCCGAGATCATTGACCGGGCGGACGGGCTGGACGTGGTCGCCGAGGCGGGTTCGCGCGCGGAGGCGCTGCGCCGTGCCCAGCTGGTCCGCCCCGACGTCATTCTCGTAGATCTCCAGCTGCCTGACGGTACTGGGATCGAGCTCATGCACGAGCTCAGGGAGCTGGTTCCGGAGACCCTGCCGATCGTCCTGACCTCCTTCGACGACGACAAGGCGCTGGCAGAGGCCCTGGAGGCCGGCGCCCGGGCCTACCTGCTCAAGACCGTTCACGGCGCCGAGATCAGCGACGTGGTGCGGGCTGTGGCCTCCGGCAGGGTGCTTCTGGACGAGCGCACCGTGACGCGCCGTCGTGCCGACCACGACGACCCCACTGCGGAGCTGACCAACGCTGAGCGTAAGGTGCTCGACCTCATCGGTGACGGGCTGTCCAACCGGGAGATCGGTGAGCGCCTGGGCGTGGCGGAGAAGACGGTGAAGAACCACATCACCTCGCTGCTGGCCAAGATGGGGCTGCAGCGCCGCACCCAGGTGGCCGCGTGGGTGGCCGGGCAGCGGGCCTCCGGCTGGCGTCGGGGCTGA
- the mutM gene encoding bifunctional DNA-formamidopyrimidine glycosylase/DNA-(apurinic or apyrimidinic site) lyase, with protein MPELPEVEVVRAGLERHLRGRRVTGVEVLDPRPLRRQVGGAEGLRSQLVGRTLEAVVRRGKFLWAPLGRDRALSVHLGMSGQLLVRDGEDLRRCEPGSAEQAPSSGGPLSQVPQGHRHLRLRLHLGPQPRGAQTAARLDLVDQRMLGGMHVAALVPTCDGAPGGRGSSAALLPADTTHVARDLLDPDLDRSRVVERVRASRRAIKTLLLDQGIVSGVGNIYADEGLWYAGVHGARPGTSLEEHAVTGLLEAVAQVMDRALEAGGTSFDELYVDAEGSPGYFARALEAYGRAGQPCHRCRALMQVERIGGRSHTYCPCCQR; from the coding sequence GTGCCTGAGCTCCCCGAGGTCGAGGTGGTGCGTGCGGGCCTGGAACGCCACCTCAGGGGCCGTAGGGTTACGGGTGTGGAGGTCCTCGACCCTCGCCCGCTGCGACGTCAGGTGGGTGGGGCGGAGGGCTTGCGCTCCCAGCTGGTCGGCCGGACCCTGGAGGCCGTGGTACGACGAGGCAAGTTCCTCTGGGCGCCCCTGGGGCGCGACCGGGCGCTGTCGGTCCACCTGGGCATGAGCGGACAGCTCCTGGTGCGCGACGGTGAGGACCTGCGGCGGTGCGAGCCTGGTAGTGCCGAGCAGGCTCCTTCGTCTGGCGGGCCGCTGTCCCAGGTGCCTCAGGGGCACCGCCACCTGCGCCTGCGCCTGCACCTGGGGCCGCAGCCCCGGGGAGCGCAGACGGCGGCCCGCCTGGACCTGGTGGACCAGCGCATGCTGGGCGGGATGCACGTCGCGGCACTGGTGCCCACCTGCGACGGCGCCCCGGGCGGGCGGGGTAGCAGCGCCGCCCTGCTCCCGGCCGACACCACCCACGTGGCCAGGGACCTGCTTGACCCCGACCTGGACCGGTCCCGCGTGGTGGAGCGCGTGCGGGCCTCACGCCGTGCGATCAAGACCCTGCTGCTCGACCAGGGGATCGTCTCCGGGGTGGGTAACATCTACGCGGACGAGGGGTTGTGGTATGCGGGCGTCCACGGTGCTCGGCCTGGGACCTCGCTGGAGGAGCACGCGGTCACCGGCCTCCTGGAGGCTGTCGCCCAGGTAATGGACCGAGCGCTGGAGGCGGGCGGAACCAGCTTTGACGAGCTCTACGTCGATGCTGAGGGCAGTCCCGGGTACTTCGCCCGCGCCCTGGAGGCCTACGGCCGGGCCGGCCAGCCTTGCCACCGGTGCCGGGCACTGATGCAGGTGGAGAGGATCGGCGGGCGCTCCCACACCTACTGCCCGTGCTGCCAGAGGTGA
- a CDS encoding ATPase codes for MRTSHDAGDSLLSILDELDELISSARSMPMSASAIVNREAARDLVQRARDAVPAAVRQAEEIITDADAVLSQGRQEAERLVRHAQEEAERLVSSENVVRMAHDRADAIVGAAEEKAASLRHGADEYSDQALAALETEVARITEQVRAGREVLSARLGSRDGASSQAAVGEVQEPVRRRAGWVVDPEAARR; via the coding sequence GTGAGGACCAGCCACGACGCCGGGGACAGCCTGCTGAGTATCCTGGACGAGCTCGACGAGCTCATCTCCTCTGCCCGCTCCATGCCCATGAGCGCCTCAGCCATCGTCAACCGTGAGGCTGCTCGTGACCTGGTCCAGCGAGCGCGTGACGCCGTGCCTGCCGCGGTGCGCCAGGCCGAGGAGATCATCACCGACGCGGACGCCGTGCTGTCGCAGGGCAGGCAGGAGGCTGAGCGCTTGGTCCGCCACGCGCAGGAGGAGGCTGAGCGCCTGGTCTCCAGTGAGAACGTGGTGCGCATGGCTCACGACAGGGCCGATGCCATCGTCGGTGCCGCCGAGGAGAAGGCCGCCTCCCTGCGCCACGGTGCCGATGAGTACTCTGACCAGGCCCTGGCGGCGCTGGAGACGGAGGTCGCGCGTATCACCGAGCAGGTTCGCGCCGGCAGGGAGGTCCTGTCCGCACGGCTGGGGTCCCGGGACGGCGCCTCTAGCCAGGCAGCGGTCGGGGAGGTCCAGGAGCCGGTACGCCGTCGGGCGGGCTGGGTCGTGGACCCGGAGGCTGCGCGCCGCTGA
- the coaD gene encoding pantetheine-phosphate adenylyltransferase: MSLAVYPGSFDPPTLGHVDLAARATSLFDTVVVAVAHNSSKAGRYLLDLDTRVDLVRQAVAGLPRTEVDVVPGLLADYCRARRADAVVKGLRSGTDLDAELPMALLNRELGAPETVFLVAAPAHSHISSSLVKEVATHGGDVSSLVPEAVARALEAITERSPL, encoded by the coding sequence ATGAGCCTGGCCGTCTACCCCGGTAGTTTTGATCCCCCGACCCTGGGGCACGTCGACCTGGCCGCCCGTGCCACGAGCCTGTTCGACACGGTGGTCGTCGCTGTGGCCCACAACAGCTCCAAGGCCGGGCGCTACCTGCTCGACCTGGACACCCGGGTGGACCTGGTCCGTCAGGCGGTGGCTGGCCTGCCCAGGACCGAGGTCGACGTCGTGCCCGGTCTCCTGGCAGACTACTGCCGTGCCCGCAGGGCAGATGCCGTGGTCAAGGGGCTGCGTAGCGGTACCGACCTGGACGCTGAGCTGCCGATGGCCCTGCTCAACCGGGAGCTAGGTGCCCCTGAGACCGTGTTCCTGGTGGCCGCGCCCGCCCACTCCCACATCTCCTCCTCCCTGGTCAAGGAGGTCGCCACCCACGGGGGGGACGTCAGCTCCCTGGTTCCCGAGGCAGTTGCCAGGGCGCTGGAGGCAATCACCGAGAGGAGCCCGCTGTGA
- the rsmD gene encoding 16S rRNA (guanine(966)-N(2))-methyltransferase RsmD, whose product MARIVAGQAGGRRIAVPRSGTRPTSERVREAVFSRLEHDGAVEGSRVLDLYAGSGALGLEAASRGAAEVVLVDVARPATQTCQANARSLGLPGVRAVTANVSAFLAGPAGRPADLVLLDPPYDTDETSLAGVLDALARQQDPWLGPRSVVVVERSSRSPEPDWPVGLERRLLRRYGQTTVWFAGPTGQAAPSAQARQT is encoded by the coding sequence ATGGCTCGGATCGTGGCGGGACAGGCAGGGGGCAGACGCATTGCCGTGCCCAGGTCGGGCACGCGCCCGACCTCGGAGCGGGTACGCGAGGCCGTCTTCTCCCGCCTGGAGCACGACGGGGCAGTGGAGGGCTCGCGGGTCCTGGACCTGTACGCAGGCTCGGGCGCGCTGGGCCTGGAGGCAGCCAGCCGCGGAGCAGCCGAGGTGGTCCTGGTCGACGTCGCGCGCCCAGCCACCCAGACCTGCCAGGCCAACGCCCGTTCCCTAGGCCTGCCGGGCGTTCGTGCCGTGACCGCCAACGTCTCAGCCTTCCTGGCCGGCCCCGCTGGTCGGCCTGCGGACCTGGTGCTCCTTGACCCACCCTACGACACCGACGAGACCTCCCTGGCGGGCGTCCTGGACGCCCTTGCCCGCCAGCAGGACCCCTGGCTGGGCCCCAGGTCGGTAGTCGTCGTGGAACGCTCCTCGCGGTCGCCAGAGCCTGACTGGCCTGTCGGCCTGGAGCGCCGCCTCCTCAGGCGCTACGGGCAGACCACCGTCTGGTTCGCCGGGCCGACCGGCCAGGCGGCTCCTTCTGCGCAGGCCCGGCAGACGTAA